The region AGGTTCTAAATCCTCTTTTTCGAGGAAGTAAGAGATCTCTCTGATTATAAGCTTACTATAGTTCTTGTTAAATTCGTGCTGGTGAGTGTAAGTAACGTGAAACAACCATAATAAGTGAAGAAAATACCTGAAAGGGTCCATTGGGACATTTCGGTGTTCGAGTAGGTAGTCGTCGACTTCCCTTAAAAGGGCAAGCCCGTGTCCTATTCTGTCGTTTTGGTTTAGTTCTAAGAAGAACAACGCTTCGTATATGTTCTTTAACCCGGTTGTTACGTCTACGTAGTCTTCTCCTGCGTGGTATGTAAATCGCAGGTAGGGTGATCTTTTCTCCATGATTTGAGGTATGTAGATGTGAGCTAACCTTCTCCAGAACCTGAAAGGTGTTGAAAAGAACCACGCAGGTGTCCAGTATTCCTGAGAGGCTGCGTCGAAGCCCAGCAGAAACTTTAAATGTTCGGGGTTCTTTTTAAAAAAGTCTGCCAGTCTTTTTGTCTGTTCGAATATCTCCTTTTCTTTGATTTTAAGTCTAAATATTGCCTCTGAATCGGGAAACTTGGGGTAGTGCAGTATGTATCCGCTTTTAAGGTTGGTATCTTTGCTCATTATTTCGGTTAGTAGTTGTGTTGCGTATTCTACTTTCCTTTTATCAGGAAAAAATCTAACTTCTAATATTGACAGTCTGTTTTGTTTTTCGATAAAGGTCTTTGTTATCTTGTTGTTGAGTTTTTTAATCTTTCCTACTTCCTTTTTTATTGGATTGTTTACGAACTTTTTAGAGAAGTAGTCGAGACCTTTGAAGTATCTGTCGTGAACAGTTTCTTTGTATAGTGAGTTTGTTAGCGTTACTGCAGTGGATCCCAGTAAGTTTTTTCTTTTATGTCTACTAAAGACGTAATATATTGATATATCAACGAATTTGGGGTAGCTGAAGTCTTTTGTTTCATGTGTCAGTTCGTGCACGGGGATTATTGCTAGGTTGTGCTTGTAGATAGAGTTTATAAGGAATAGAAGCTTGTCTTCTTGGGGAATTTCCCCTTTTTTGTATATATACCAGATTGTTGCCAACATTAGTAGTAGTTTTCTTGCTTTTATATACCTCTTTTTATGCTCTATTTTTGGGTTTTTATTTATGGACTTTAAAAGTTCTCTGTTAAAGTTTTGAAGCTCTTGCATAATAAATTCTATATTTTCCGGAAAATTTGAAAGTAGTCCCAAATGGGTGTGTAAATCCGCAAGGGTTCTCATGTAGTAGGGAACCTCAACATAGGGTTCTATTGACATTAAATTTTGTAGGTTTGTGTTTGGGTAATACTCGTTTTGTAGTAGAAAGGCTTGAAGCAGGAACTCCCTTCTGACTTCTGATGTTACTATCTTAAAGAGTTGAAGCTCTTTGATTTGGAAGTTTTGAAAGAGTTTGGTAGTTAGGTAAATAAGAGATTCTTTTGTATAGTTTGGAGACTCAATGTTGGTAATTCTTCTTAGTTGTTCTTTTAAGTAATAGAATGGAACATACGGGTATTTTTTCTTTAGAATTTCGTATAACTTATTTATTGGAGATTCATTTTGTGTTTGACTCTCGAGGAATAAGCTAAACTCCGAAAGAAACGTTATGTAAGGTTCAAAGGAAATTTTCTTGATTTCCATTCGTAGGTCTACCTTCGTTTATTCTATATTTGTTCTGCTCTTTCTTTTATTTTAAGTAAAATATCTTTTAAAATTTTCAAACCATGCAGAAGTTCGTTTTTTATTCTTTCAGGAATTTCTTTATCATCATGCTCTTTAATAGCATTTTCTATCTCCTTCAGTTTTTCGGTAGCTAGGCTGTAGACTTTAAGTAGTCCTATGTAGAGAGTTATATAAATTTTATGTTTGTTGAAGTTGAGTTTCCTGTGGTCTATTTCTTTAATTTTCTTTTCTCTAGGTAATTCTCTTGCATTTTCGACTTCCTTTTTTAGTTCTTCTAATCCAGTAATAACATAGTGTGTTACTGGAAACTCAGACATTGGGGAGCTGAGTGATTGTAATCTTTTTATGTATTTGTCTAAATTGTCTAAATATTTATTTATATCATAATTTTCGTTTATTATATTGTTTATGTCCTCTTGAATTTGCCAAGATATCTCATACTTTATTTCTCCTTTTAGAAGAATGTTAATTATTTGATCAAGTAAGGTTATATAAGTTTGAAGCATATACAAATATCTTGTGATAACGCTTATGTCCTCTGAAGATTCTTTAACACTTAGGAGGATTTTGTCTTTGAAGTTTGAAATGAAGAATATTAGACTATCGCTGTAGCTATTTCTAGTTACTTTATGCTTAAGATTAATTGAAAATATAATAGAGCTGTTTATGTGTTTTAGTAAATTGTCAAAGCTGTTTAGTGTTCTTAATAAAGATAGGTTCTCGTTGCCCTCAGGTTTTCTACTTAAAAATCTGAGAGTGAGTTTGGACTTACCTGTATTTATTGGTACTTCTAAGTCATCAAATAGGACCTTAATAACTTTTTTTATTCTTTCCTCGGATTTCCTGAATTGTATTTGAGTTAGTATATACCTTTCTATTTCGGGAGTAAATCCGTAGATGCTCTCTGAAATTTTTATTAATTCGTAGAAACTGGCTCTTCGGTCTATCCATGAATTTATGAATTCAGATACTGCTCTTGCTGCTACTGGTGGCTCTTCGTTTAGTTCTACAAAGTGTCTTATTGTTTCTAAGAAAATAAGCCTTAACAAACCTCTACTTATTCCGTTAGAAAAAAGAAGATATTCATTAAACCATAGTTTAAACAAAGCTTTTTCTTTTGTGTTTCTAAACTTATTAGATAAATGTTCTTCAAGTTGGATTAAAGTAAACTTTTGTGCGTAAAATGGCAGGCTAATCCCTATGTATTTGTTCTTTTTCTGAGTTTTGTAATTTTTATCTAGTGATTGAACTTCTTGTAGAATTTTATCTATTTCCTTTAAAATGAATAAGAACTCATTATGTCTTTCTTTATCTCCTACTTTCTCAGTTTGTCTTGTTTCTGTTTGAATTTCGAGATTTATACCTAGTACTTTTTGAATTATATCTGACAGACATAGTTCTGAGATTTTGTCTTCGAAGCCGTATAGTAGAGTTGTATTACTGCTTATTTCTTTCTGTTCTAGTTTCGAAATTTTGTTACTTATTCCCTTAAGGATTAGGTAAAGTTCTCTAAGAGATATATCTGAAAAAAGAGTTCTGACAAAGAAGGGAAGATATAATTCCTCTTCTCTTCCAGTATTCAACACTTTTAGAATAGGAAGTCGCTGTAGGAAATCTTTAGCTTCTTCGGTGATGACATCTTCTCCTTTATGGAACTTGACTTTGCAATTTTTGAGAGTTTCCCAACTTATAGTTGGAATATCTACCATGTTTGAAGAAAAGATTTTCTCTATGAAAGATTTTGCGTAGTATCTTGCATTTTCTTCATTTTTTATAAATTCTTTGCTTATGTAATTAAAGATGATATCCTGAATATTTTTATAGTTGCCTGCTGAAATAATTATGAGCTTAGGATGACTTAAGAACATGTATATTTCTGTTAAAAGACTTATGAGCCTTTCCGGAGGGAAACTGATGTCGAGATCGTCTACAAACATTAGAATTGCGTTAACTTTTCTCTCTTTAATGTAAAGATCAATAAGTTTGAATAATTCGTTACGTAAAGCTATATCGCTTTTATCGATTATTTCCTCCAGTAGTAAGTCCTCTTTGGAAAGTTTTCTCGGAGGAAGGGATGAGGGAAATTTGTTTAAACAAATACTGAGATGTTTTAGGAGTTTGTCTCTGTTTAAAAGAGCTGGTTCATCTGTGAAACAGTTCTCATCCAATTTTTGCTTTAGCCAACTTAGAAAATAGAATGTTAGACTCTCTGTATTTATAGATGTATCTATTAAATTTTCCGCTATTTCCACATTTTTAAGGTTAGAATAATCAAAATTTAAAGGTTGTTTGGATAGTAACTCTTTAATAGTAAGAAGTATAGAGGTCTTTCCGCTTCCACGTTTACCATTTATAAATAGGTTATTGGGGGTAAACTTGCTAGTTTTTGAGTTGTTATTTGGCATATTTTGTGAGTTATCCGAGATATTTTCGATTATTCTGTTAAGCTTCTCTAGAGCAATTTTTATGATTTCTCCGTTAATGCTTTCTTTAACTTCATCAAGTGAGGAAAAAGTCTTTGGCCCTTCAATAGTTAAGTCTATTATCCTTTTGCTTTTTGTGCTTCTAGTCATCTTTTCCTCTAAAGAGTGATTTCCTGTTCACAGTAATAATTCAATTATTAAAAATTCCTTCCGTGCTTTCTTTAAAATTCATTAACTTTTGGTCTCCTTAAGGATACGTTCTGCCGTCTTTTTGGGGTTTTCCGCCTTAGTTATTGGTCTTCCTATTACTATGAAATCTGTTCCGAGCGCTTTTGCCATTTTCGGGGTTACCACTCTTTTCTGGTCGTTTGCAGCAGCCCAGGTAGGCCTTATTCCGGGAGTAACAGTTAGGAAATCTTCCCCCAAGTTCTCCTTAATTAAACGGACCTCTTTGGCGGAGCAGACCACGCCGTTGAGGCCTGCCCTCTTGGCAAGTTCTGCCAGTTTTAAAACCTCTTCGTTTACGCTGCGCTCTATACCCACCTCTTTTAAGTCTTCTTCCTTCATGCTGGTAAGTACGGTTATCGCTATAACTAACGGTTTTGCTACTCCGATTTTCTCTGCGTATTCGGCGTTAAACTCGGCCACCTGTTTCATAAGCTCAAAGCCCCCGAGGGCGTGGAGGTTGTACATGAATACTCCGGCCTCTATGGCAACTTTTGCTGCAGACTTTACGGTATTTGGAATATCGTGGTATTTGAGGTCGAGAAAGACTTTTTTACCCAGTTTAGATAGCTCTTTAACCGCTTCGGTTCCGGCCCTTGAGAAGAGTTCCAGTCCTACCTTGTAGTGCTTGACGGAGCTTCCCAGCTCTTCAACCAGCTTCAGAGCTTTTTCCTTTGAGTCAAAGTCGAGGGCAACTATCAACTCGGGTTTCACGCTCTCTCCTCCAGTTCCTCTATCATGCATACAAAGGTGGGTTTAACTATAACGTCGAGTGCGTCTATCTCTTTTATTGCGAGACTGATGGCCTTTTTCGGTGCCGGGTGGGTTGTCATAACTACCGGCACGCCTCCGTCGAACTCTATGCTCTTCTGGAGGGCCATTTTTATGCTTATGTTGTGTTTTCCGAGGATGCTGGCTATTTTCGCCAAAACGCCGGGCCTGTCCAGCGCAGTGAACCTTAGGTAGAAGCTTGAAGTGAACTCCTCGGGCTCTCTTACCCGCAGGTTCTCTCCTTTAAATAGGCACTCGGGAACGGCGTAGGTGTTACCCAGGGCAAGGTCTACTATGTCGCTTACAACTGCACTTGCGGTAGGCTCCCTTCCGGCCC is a window of Thermovibrio ammonificans HB-1 DNA encoding:
- the pyrF gene encoding orotidine-5'-phosphate decarboxylase, translating into MKPELIVALDFDSKEKALKLVEELGSSVKHYKVGLELFSRAGTEAVKELSKLGKKVFLDLKYHDIPNTVKSAAKVAIEAGVFMYNLHALGGFELMKQVAEFNAEYAEKIGVAKPLVIAITVLTSMKEEDLKEVGIERSVNEEVLKLAELAKRAGLNGVVCSAKEVRLIKENLGEDFLTVTPGIRPTWAAANDQKRVVTPKMAKALGTDFIVIGRPITKAENPKKTAERILKETKS